The following are encoded in a window of Pseudalgibacter alginicilyticus genomic DNA:
- a CDS encoding CHAT domain-containing protein: MYKLCFFIFFLTYGFSFSQNLEESIYVAAETFINNQNETSLQLLNNKEASFKSQVKTKDEHLALVFLQSHKGYYLDTHSKLKQAITTYEDALNRFNKNDLANISNFDIIENCLIPLGNLYTKIGDYTNAESTIKQYSYIAQNNKNTNHQISATINLATLYQTIGKHETAIKIIDDGLKKLNTSSNKRKHLQRIKTANLIALNKYDEAAFYNQESIFSKFHTYKNQYIIALKKGDYNTALTSFKKAKNAMNEAKLTTRDLAKFYVEEAQLYYLLNKPNEALKSLKKSTKILLPNFDNEGLPNKTHLYAENTFIDIFDLYANLQTNSEIKLESYNLSFYVSNLLRNSWTSQETKTLNETNNRIRSEKCIDILLSLYNKTKIKSHLFEALQYSENNKVSTLKEIFQKKTRLQHNPKDTLLAKEFKLLKDQEHITSLLINEQLGHNQASKINDLSKQLSAISIQLKKLKTAIAIKYPNNEASFSLKTLQNNLKTDNSVLVEYFYGESNIYQFVISNNNILLNRINLSTDIKNHIIEFIHLFDNASIINNNISNYTSKAFKLFQLLKFDTIPKSKNTIIIPDGLLNFIPFETLLTTNTNSYYFSKMPFVINNQNIVYNSSIYFYLAKNKTIKNNKLLGFFPLFKNTKKQLTYSLDEANAIRNEMTSELFIADKATKTDFIENANKYGILHLSTHASSGNFSKPANIDFYDNTLFLNELYSLNLNTNLVVLSACETGVGKLYKGEGAMSIARGFQYSGAKNLLFSLWQINDLSTSQIMQSFYKNYSNTQSACHSNQQSKLDYLQNKNISNAKKSPYYWGSFVYYGKLDKPNHDHLLFNIIIGMVLVLIAVFLLLKYKKQHGKDTARISS; the protein is encoded by the coding sequence ATGTATAAATTATGTTTTTTTATTTTCTTTTTAACCTATGGATTTTCTTTTTCACAAAATCTTGAAGAATCTATTTATGTAGCAGCAGAAACCTTTATTAATAATCAAAATGAAACTTCGCTCCAGCTTTTAAACAACAAAGAAGCTTCTTTTAAAAGCCAAGTAAAAACTAAAGATGAACATTTGGCATTGGTTTTTTTACAAAGTCACAAAGGTTATTATTTAGATACTCATTCTAAATTAAAACAAGCTATTACAACCTATGAAGATGCTTTAAATAGATTTAACAAAAATGACCTTGCAAATATTTCAAATTTTGATATTATTGAAAACTGCTTAATACCCTTAGGGAATCTATACACAAAAATTGGCGATTATACCAATGCAGAAAGCACAATAAAACAGTACTCATATATAGCCCAAAACAACAAAAATACCAACCATCAAATAAGTGCTACTATTAATCTTGCAACACTGTATCAAACTATTGGGAAACACGAAACTGCTATAAAAATAATTGATGATGGGTTAAAAAAACTCAACACTTCCAGTAATAAAAGAAAACATTTACAACGTATTAAAACCGCTAATTTAATTGCCTTAAACAAATACGACGAAGCGGCTTTTTATAACCAAGAAAGTATTTTTTCAAAATTTCACACCTATAAAAACCAGTATATCATTGCTTTAAAAAAAGGCGACTATAATACAGCACTTACCTCCTTTAAAAAAGCGAAAAATGCTATGAATGAAGCCAAACTTACAACTCGTGATTTAGCCAAATTTTATGTTGAGGAAGCACAACTATATTATCTATTAAACAAACCTAATGAAGCTTTAAAAAGTCTGAAAAAGTCAACTAAAATATTACTACCTAATTTTGATAATGAGGGATTACCAAACAAAACCCATTTATATGCAGAAAATACCTTTATTGATATTTTTGATTTATATGCCAATTTACAAACCAACTCAGAAATAAAATTAGAAAGCTACAATTTAAGTTTTTACGTTTCCAATTTATTGCGAAATAGCTGGACATCTCAAGAAACTAAAACTTTAAACGAAACCAACAATAGAATTAGAAGTGAAAAATGCATTGATATTCTTTTAAGTCTATATAACAAAACTAAAATTAAATCCCATTTATTTGAAGCGCTTCAATATTCTGAAAACAATAAAGTTTCAACATTAAAAGAAATCTTTCAAAAAAAAACACGACTACAACACAATCCCAAAGACACTCTTTTAGCTAAAGAATTTAAACTTTTAAAAGACCAAGAGCACATCACAAGTTTACTAATAAATGAGCAATTAGGACATAACCAAGCATCAAAAATCAATGATTTAAGCAAGCAGCTTAGCGCTATTAGTATTCAGCTAAAAAAACTTAAAACCGCTATTGCAATAAAATACCCAAATAATGAAGCATCGTTTTCTTTAAAAACCTTGCAAAACAACTTAAAAACAGACAATTCGGTTTTAGTAGAATATTTTTATGGTGAGAGCAATATCTACCAATTTGTAATTTCAAACAACAACATTCTTTTAAACCGAATTAATTTAAGTACAGATATCAAAAATCACATCATAGAATTTATTCATCTTTTTGATAATGCTTCTATTATAAATAATAACATCTCAAATTATACATCAAAGGCTTTTAAGCTTTTTCAATTATTAAAATTTGATACCATACCAAAATCAAAAAATACAATTATTATACCCGATGGCCTCTTAAACTTCATCCCTTTTGAAACACTACTTACAACAAATACCAACTCATATTATTTTTCAAAAATGCCCTTTGTAATAAACAATCAAAATATTGTTTACAATTCCAGTATTTATTTTTATTTAGCAAAAAACAAAACAATTAAAAACAACAAATTATTAGGCTTTTTTCCTCTCTTTAAAAACACTAAAAAACAGCTTACTTATTCGCTTGATGAAGCTAATGCTATTAGAAATGAAATGACTTCGGAATTGTTTATAGCTGATAAAGCCACTAAAACTGATTTTATAGAAAATGCAAATAAATATGGCATTTTACATTTATCAACACACGCTAGCAGTGGTAATTTTTCAAAACCAGCTAATATTGATTTTTATGACAACACATTATTTTTAAATGAATTGTATAGTTTGAATTTAAATACAAACTTAGTGGTTTTAAGTGCTTGTGAAACAGGAGTGGGAAAACTTTACAAAGGCGAAGGAGCTATGAGCATAGCCCGTGGATTTCAATATTCGGGAGCCAAAAACTTACTATTCTCATTATGGCAAATAAATGATTTATCAACCTCACAAATCATGCAATCATTTTATAAAAATTATAGTAATACACAATCTGCTTGTCACTCAAACCAACAATCCAAACTCGATTATTTACAAAATAAAAATATTAGCAACGCAAAAAAATCACCTTATTACTGGGGGTCTTTTGTTTACTACGGCAAATTAGACAAACCAAACCATGACCATCTTTTATTTAATATAATTATTGGGATGGTTTTAGTACTTATTGCAGTATTTTTACTTTTGAAATACAAAAAACAACATGGAAAAGACACTGCAAGAATTTCTTCTTGA
- a CDS encoding retropepsin-like aspartic protease family protein: protein MEKTLQEFLLEKNYTKIKLKLTKTNHFEMKATINGVKGNFILDTGASSSCVGFESIETFKLKAKDSKIMAAGAGAINMETKMAKKNKIKIGKWQHNKIVLVLFNLTHVNTALINHNSMPVDGIIGADVLKKGKAIIDYEKKYLYLKTNE from the coding sequence ATGGAAAAGACACTGCAAGAATTTCTTCTTGAAAAAAATTACACTAAAATAAAATTAAAACTAACAAAGACCAATCATTTTGAAATGAAGGCTACCATTAATGGCGTTAAAGGAAATTTTATTTTAGACACGGGAGCTTCCAGTTCATGTGTGGGATTTGAAAGTATTGAAACTTTTAAACTTAAAGCTAAAGATTCTAAAATTATGGCAGCTGGCGCTGGAGCCATTAATATGGAAACAAAAATGGCTAAAAAAAATAAAATTAAAATTGGAAAATGGCAGCATAATAAAATTGTACTCGTTTTATTTAATCTAACCCATGTAAACACTGCTCTTATTAATCACAATTCAATGCCTGTAGATGGTATTATTGGCGCAGATGTTTTGAAAAAAGGAAAGGCCATTATTGATTATGAAAAAAAATATCTGTATTTAAAAACAAATGAATGA
- the odhB gene encoding 2-oxoglutarate dehydrogenase complex dihydrolipoyllysine-residue succinyltransferase produces the protein MILEMKVPSPGESIKEVEIATWLVEDGDYVEKDQAIAEVDSDKATLELPAEESGIITLKAEEGDAVAVGAVVCLIDTSAEKPEGSAPKEEKKEDVPKAETPKTPVAETKTYATGTASPAAKKILAEKGMDAGAISGTGKDGRVTKEDAIQAVPSMGTPTGGNRGTSRSKMSMLRRKVAERLVEVKNTTAMLTTFNEVDMSPIFALRNEYKETFKAKHGVGLGFMSFFTLAVVRALEMYPAVNSMMDGKEMISYDFADISIAVSGPKGLMVPVIRNAENLSFRGVEAEVKRLALRARDGQITVDEMTGGTFTITNGGVFGSMLSTPIINPPQSGILGMHNIVERPVAIDGKVEIRPIMYVALSYDHRIIDGKESVGFLVAVKEALENPTEILMNNNVKKALEL, from the coding sequence ATGATTTTAGAAATGAAAGTGCCTTCACCAGGTGAGTCTATAAAAGAAGTTGAAATAGCTACTTGGTTAGTAGAAGATGGTGATTATGTTGAAAAAGACCAAGCCATTGCTGAGGTAGATAGTGATAAAGCAACATTAGAACTTCCAGCAGAAGAAAGTGGTATTATAACACTAAAAGCAGAAGAAGGTGATGCGGTAGCAGTTGGGGCAGTCGTTTGTCTTATTGATACAAGTGCGGAAAAACCTGAAGGCAGTGCTCCTAAGGAAGAAAAGAAAGAAGACGTTCCAAAAGCTGAAACGCCTAAAACTCCAGTGGCTGAAACCAAAACTTATGCTACAGGAACAGCAAGCCCAGCAGCTAAAAAGATTTTAGCTGAAAAAGGTATGGACGCAGGAGCTATTTCTGGTACAGGAAAAGATGGTCGCGTAACTAAAGAAGATGCTATTCAAGCAGTACCTTCTATGGGAACACCTACAGGTGGTAATAGAGGAACTTCAAGAAGTAAAATGTCTATGTTGCGTCGCAAAGTAGCAGAGCGTTTAGTTGAAGTAAAAAATACAACAGCTATGTTAACTACTTTTAATGAAGTAGATATGTCTCCTATTTTTGCTTTGCGAAATGAATATAAAGAAACTTTTAAAGCCAAACATGGTGTTGGTTTAGGGTTTATGAGCTTTTTTACTTTAGCAGTTGTAAGAGCTTTAGAAATGTATCCAGCTGTTAACTCCATGATGGATGGCAAAGAAATGATTTCTTATGATTTTGCAGATATCAGTATTGCGGTTTCTGGACCAAAAGGGTTAATGGTTCCGGTAATTAGAAATGCTGAAAACTTAAGTTTTAGAGGTGTTGAGGCAGAGGTAAAACGTTTGGCACTTCGAGCAAGAGATGGACAAATAACAGTTGATGAAATGACTGGAGGTACCTTTACAATTACTAACGGAGGAGTTTTTGGTAGTATGTTATCTACTCCTATTATCAATCCACCACAAAGTGGTATTTTAGGTATGCACAACATTGTTGAGCGTCCTGTTGCTATTGATGGTAAAGTTGAAATTCGTCCAATAATGTATGTAGCACTTTCTTATGATCATAGAATTATAGACGGAAAAGAAAGTGTTGGGTTTTTAGTAGCTGTTAAAGAAGCTTTAGAAAATCCAACAGAAATATTAATGAACAACAATGTTAAAAAGGCATTAGAGTTATAA
- a CDS encoding 2-oxoglutarate dehydrogenase E1 component → MDKYSFLNAAHTAYFADLYEQYTQNPDSVEPSWRAFFQGYDFGSENYGLDGEIVEGVSAQIPEHVQKEFQVVKLIDGYRMRGHLFTKTNPVRARRTYEPTLAIENFGLSNDDLDTVFNAGEILGLGGAQSLREIIGHLDRIYCSSIGVEYMYLRNPEVIAWWQNQLNVNDNQPNFDKDTKKYILSKLNHAVTFENFLQTKYVGQKRFSLEGGESLIPALSNTLYMSVEKYGVKECVLGMAHRGRLSTLVNIFRKPAYELFSEFDGKDFEDAHIDGDVKYHLGLTLDKTYQNGKSIKMNLVPNPSHLETVASVAEGITRAKIDNDYNGDDSKILPIIVHGDAAIAGQGIAYEVAQMSQLNGYKTGGTLHIVVNNQIGFTTNYLDARSSTYCTDVAKVTLSPVLHVNADDAEAVVHAVELALAYRMRYKKDVYIDLLGYRKYGHNEGDEPRFTQPKLYKEISKHNNPFNIYSEKLIAENTIDKAYSDGIVDEFKSTLESHYEKSKLEESSKVREFMQERWKGFVRRGVDAILQTENTSFPKTNLENIAKVVSTVPEGVKFLRKAERILEGRAKMVFETDELDWGMAETLAYGSLLEEGFNVRISGQDVERGTFSHRHAILRDEISEERINLLNTNPANKGEMYIYNSFLSEYGVLGFDYGYAMANPNTLTIWEAQFGDFSNGAQIIFDQYLSAAEDKWKSQNGIVVLLPHGYEGQGSEHSSARIERYLQLCGNDNMIVADCTTPANFFHLLRRQLKRDFRKPLIVFTPKSLLRHPKAVSSLNELADGNFQEIIDDTINPKHVKKLVFCTGKFYYDLLAERENLKNDTIALVRIEQLFPLHQDKIKQVIEKYSNVEKYIWAQEEPRNMGAWGHISERLDFVKLEVVSRPYNSVPAPGSSTRDKRRQRRVIDAIFDNA, encoded by the coding sequence ATGGATAAATATTCCTTTTTAAACGCAGCACATACAGCATATTTTGCTGATTTATACGAACAATATACACAGAATCCAGATTCTGTAGAACCAAGTTGGAGAGCCTTTTTTCAGGGTTATGATTTCGGATCAGAAAACTATGGATTAGATGGTGAAATAGTAGAAGGGGTTTCTGCTCAAATTCCAGAACATGTACAAAAGGAATTTCAAGTGGTAAAACTTATTGATGGTTACCGTATGCGTGGTCATTTGTTTACAAAAACCAATCCTGTTCGAGCTAGAAGAACTTACGAACCTACTTTAGCTATTGAAAATTTTGGCTTGTCTAATGATGATTTAGATACTGTTTTTAATGCTGGAGAAATATTAGGCTTAGGTGGTGCCCAATCTTTACGAGAAATAATTGGCCATTTAGATAGAATTTATTGTAGTTCTATAGGGGTGGAGTATATGTATTTACGAAATCCAGAAGTTATCGCTTGGTGGCAAAATCAACTTAACGTAAATGATAATCAACCTAATTTTGATAAGGATACTAAAAAATATATTCTTTCAAAACTGAATCATGCGGTTACTTTTGAAAACTTTTTGCAAACTAAATATGTTGGTCAAAAACGTTTTTCTTTAGAGGGGGGGGAGTCCTTAATTCCTGCTTTAAGTAACACACTTTACATGTCTGTTGAAAAATATGGTGTTAAAGAATGTGTTTTAGGAATGGCACATAGAGGTAGATTAAGTACTTTGGTAAACATTTTTAGAAAACCAGCTTATGAACTTTTTAGTGAGTTTGATGGTAAGGATTTTGAGGACGCACATATCGATGGTGACGTAAAGTATCATTTAGGGTTAACTTTAGATAAAACTTACCAAAACGGTAAATCTATTAAAATGAATTTGGTGCCAAATCCATCGCACTTGGAAACGGTAGCTTCTGTAGCAGAAGGTATTACCCGTGCAAAAATTGATAATGATTATAATGGCGATGATTCTAAAATTTTACCAATCATTGTACATGGTGATGCAGCCATAGCTGGTCAAGGTATTGCTTATGAAGTAGCACAAATGAGTCAGCTTAATGGCTATAAAACTGGAGGTACTTTACATATTGTGGTTAATAACCAGATAGGATTCACTACTAATTATTTAGATGCACGTTCAAGTACCTATTGTACAGATGTAGCAAAAGTTACTTTATCTCCTGTTTTACATGTTAATGCAGACGATGCTGAAGCGGTTGTTCATGCTGTAGAATTAGCATTGGCTTATAGAATGCGTTATAAAAAAGATGTGTATATTGATTTATTAGGGTATCGAAAATACGGGCATAATGAAGGTGATGAACCTCGTTTTACTCAACCTAAATTATATAAAGAAATATCAAAACATAATAATCCTTTTAATATCTATTCAGAAAAACTAATAGCTGAAAATACAATTGATAAAGCCTATTCTGATGGGATTGTTGATGAATTTAAGTCTACTTTAGAATCACACTACGAAAAATCTAAATTAGAAGAATCATCAAAAGTTCGTGAGTTTATGCAGGAACGTTGGAAAGGGTTTGTGCGTAGAGGTGTAGATGCTATATTGCAGACTGAAAACACAAGCTTTCCTAAAACTAATTTAGAAAACATAGCTAAAGTTGTTTCTACCGTTCCAGAAGGTGTTAAGTTTTTACGCAAAGCAGAGCGTATCTTGGAAGGTAGAGCTAAAATGGTTTTTGAAACAGATGAATTAGATTGGGGTATGGCCGAAACCTTAGCCTATGGAAGTTTACTTGAAGAAGGCTTTAATGTGCGTATCTCAGGACAAGATGTTGAACGTGGTACTTTTAGCCACCGTCATGCCATTTTGCGTGATGAAATTTCAGAAGAACGTATCAATCTTTTAAATACAAACCCTGCTAATAAAGGTGAAATGTATATTTATAATTCATTTTTATCAGAGTATGGTGTGCTTGGTTTTGATTATGGTTATGCCATGGCAAATCCAAATACTTTAACTATTTGGGAAGCTCAATTTGGAGATTTTAGTAATGGTGCACAAATTATTTTTGACCAATATTTATCGGCGGCAGAAGACAAATGGAAATCTCAAAATGGTATAGTCGTATTATTGCCTCATGGATACGAAGGGCAAGGTTCAGAACATTCTTCAGCTCGAATAGAGCGTTATTTGCAACTCTGCGGAAATGATAATATGATTGTTGCAGATTGTACAACACCAGCTAACTTTTTTCACTTATTGCGTCGTCAATTAAAACGTGATTTTAGAAAACCTTTAATTGTTTTTACACCAAAGAGTTTATTGCGTCATCCAAAAGCGGTGTCGTCTTTAAATGAACTTGCGGATGGTAATTTCCAAGAAATTATAGATGATACTATCAATCCTAAACATGTAAAAAAATTAGTGTTTTGTACAGGTAAGTTTTATTATGATTTATTAGCAGAACGTGAAAACCTTAAAAATGATACAATAGCTTTAGTTAGAATAGAGCAATTATTTCCTTTACATCAGGATAAAATAAAACAAGTTATTGAAAAGTATTCAAATGTTGAGAAATATATTTGGGCACAAGAAGAACCTAGAAATATGGGGGCTTGGGGTCATATTTCAGAACGTTTGGATTTTGTTAAATTAGAAGTTGTTTCAAGACCTTATAATTCTGTTCCAGCACCCGGATCAAGTACAAGGGATAAACGAAGACAACGTAGAGTCATTGATGCTATTTTTGATAATGCTTAA
- a CDS encoding RrF2 family transcriptional regulator → MLSNSSKYAIKAVLFLALKSNKENKVMAKDVAAPINVPQAYIAKLLQELVKVNMVSSKKGPNGGFYLSEENLKKSVLDIIYVIDGKNKLSACMISLDACDEDKPCPLHDILVPSRNLILKTLKGKTIYDLMLSVKSGDTFLPL, encoded by the coding sequence ATGCTTTCAAACTCTTCAAAATATGCTATTAAAGCTGTGCTTTTTTTAGCTTTAAAATCGAATAAGGAAAATAAAGTAATGGCAAAGGATGTTGCAGCTCCTATAAACGTGCCACAAGCTTATATAGCTAAACTGTTGCAAGAGTTAGTTAAGGTTAATATGGTGTCTTCTAAAAAAGGACCTAATGGTGGGTTTTATTTAAGTGAAGAAAATTTAAAGAAATCTGTATTGGACATTATTTATGTTATTGATGGAAAAAACAAACTTTCTGCTTGCATGATAAGTTTAGATGCTTGTGATGAAGATAAACCTTGCCCATTACACGATATTCTGGTTCCTTCTAGAAATCTTATCTTAAAAACCTTGAAAGGAAAAACTATTTATGATTTGATGTTGAGTGTTAAGTCCGGTGATACTTTTTTGCCTCTTTAG
- a CDS encoding c-type cytochrome has translation MKTILNILMTLSITLLISCGGKEEKKKEGFSYEKTTPTETKTTKIEKVAPSATVDLTNKGVGPIKSLVLESEIDQSMASNGEAVFKKMCAACHRTDKKFIGPAPKGILDRRTPEWIMNMILNPEVMVKEDPLAKDLLIEFNGAPMANQGISEEDARAVLEYFRTL, from the coding sequence ATGAAAACAATACTAAATATTTTAATGACATTATCAATTACACTGCTTATAAGCTGTGGTGGCAAAGAAGAAAAAAAGAAAGAAGGGTTTTCTTATGAAAAAACAACTCCTACGGAAACAAAAACTACAAAAATTGAAAAAGTAGCTCCTTCAGCAACGGTTGATTTAACAAACAAAGGTGTAGGTCCTATCAAATCATTAGTATTAGAATCAGAAATAGATCAATCAATGGCGTCAAATGGCGAAGCTGTTTTCAAAAAAATGTGCGCTGCTTGTCACCGAACTGACAAAAAATTTATTGGTCCTGCACCAAAGGGCATTTTAGATAGAAGAACACCTGAGTGGATTATGAATATGATTCTAAATCCCGAAGTAATGGTTAAAGAAGATCCATTAGCTAAGGATTTATTAATAGAGTTTAATGGAGCGCCAATGGCAAATCAAGGTATAAGTGAAGAAGACGCTAGAGCAGTATTAGAATATTTTAGAACCTTATAA
- a CDS encoding fasciclin domain-containing protein, which translates to MKPIKQLIQLFVLAVFISSCNNVNKNVPKPSSEAKTETKLTDKTGQAFIENDISTTVLNIAMNSKDHTTLVAAAQAAQLENALVNAGPLMVFAPTNEAFAALPEGTVENLLKPENKNALANILKYHVTPGNYSKDFLKKFKKLGQANNGYVKIEVVNDEPIIGGAKILASIKAGNGIVHVIDKVLLPPTE; encoded by the coding sequence ATGAAACCAATTAAACAACTAATTCAACTTTTTGTGTTAGCTGTTTTTATTAGCTCCTGTAATAACGTAAATAAAAACGTACCTAAACCCTCTTCAGAAGCAAAAACAGAAACAAAATTGACAGATAAAACAGGTCAAGCTTTTATTGAAAATGATATAAGCACAACCGTTTTAAATATTGCAATGAACTCTAAAGACCATACAACATTAGTGGCAGCAGCACAGGCAGCTCAATTAGAAAATGCTTTAGTAAATGCTGGACCCTTAATGGTGTTTGCTCCAACCAACGAAGCTTTTGCAGCATTACCAGAAGGAACCGTTGAAAATTTACTAAAACCAGAAAACAAAAATGCACTGGCTAATATTTTAAAATATCATGTAACTCCTGGAAATTATTCTAAGGATTTTTTAAAGAAATTCAAAAAATTAGGACAAGCGAATAATGGTTATGTAAAAATAGAAGTTGTTAATGATGAGCCAATAATTGGTGGTGCAAAAATATTGGCAAGTATCAAAGCTGGAAACGGAATTGTTCACGTCATTGACAAAGTGTTGTTACCTCCAACAGAATAA
- the nosZ gene encoding Sec-dependent nitrous-oxide reductase, producing MKTIITPILAIVAVLSTLTSCNNSNNSGALSNNNAEKVYVAPGDHDSHYAFISGGFSGNLTVYGLPSGRLFKEIPVFSQFPTNGYGYSEETKPMFETSYGFVPWDDSHHPDISQTNGKLDGRWIFINGNNTPRIARISLTTFETEEIIEVPNSAGNHSSSFITENTEYVVAGTRFSVPVPQKDIPIKTYKGNFKGALSFISVDPEHGHMDIKFQILMPGFNYDLSHPGRGKSHGWFFFTTYNTEEANTLLEVNASQNDKDFIAAINWKKIEEYVKKGGGTMMPANYAHNVYDEHKHTATSTMKKEVRVVNPSEVPGAVYFIPTPKSPHGCDVDPSGEYIVGNGKLSANLTVHSFTKMLDAIENKKFAGEAYGIPILNFEDVLAGSVEQPGLGPLHTEFDGQGNAYTTFFISSEVVKWKLGTWEVIDRKPTYYSVGHLTIPGGNSAEPFGKYMFAMNKITKDRYLPTGPEMEHSAQLYDISGEKMELLLDFPTHGEPHYAAAIPAEIIKNNSRKIYRLDENQHEKKTLSGSDVKIVRDGKNVHIYMTMIRSHFAPDNIEGIKVGDKVFFHITNLEQDFDVPHGFAIIGANNAELLIAPGQTRTLTWEPKQVGVWPFYCTDFCSALHQEMQGYVRVSPTNSNIELSWSLGED from the coding sequence ATGAAAACAATAATAACACCTATCCTGGCAATTGTAGCGGTTCTTAGTACATTAACAAGTTGTAACAATTCTAACAATTCTGGTGCTCTCTCTAATAACAATGCAGAAAAAGTATATGTAGCACCTGGCGATCACGATTCGCACTATGCTTTTATTTCTGGTGGCTTTAGTGGCAATCTTACAGTTTACGGATTACCTTCAGGCCGCCTATTTAAAGAAATCCCTGTCTTTTCTCAATTTCCAACAAATGGATATGGTTACTCTGAAGAAACCAAACCTATGTTTGAAACCTCATATGGTTTTGTACCTTGGGACGACTCTCATCACCCAGATATCTCACAAACCAATGGAAAACTTGACGGACGATGGATTTTTATCAACGGAAATAATACACCTCGCATTGCACGAATCAGTTTAACAACCTTTGAAACAGAAGAAATAATTGAAGTTCCAAACAGCGCTGGTAACCACAGCTCATCATTTATTACTGAAAACACAGAATACGTGGTTGCTGGAACACGTTTTTCTGTTCCTGTTCCTCAAAAAGACATTCCTATTAAAACATATAAAGGAAACTTTAAAGGAGCATTATCTTTTATATCTGTAGATCCAGAACATGGCCATATGGATATTAAATTTCAAATTTTAATGCCTGGTTTTAACTACGATTTATCACATCCTGGACGCGGAAAATCTCATGGTTGGTTTTTCTTTACCACTTATAATACAGAAGAAGCAAATACGCTTTTAGAAGTCAACGCTTCTCAAAACGATAAAGATTTTATTGCAGCAATTAACTGGAAAAAAATTGAAGAATACGTTAAAAAAGGCGGAGGCACCATGATGCCTGCTAACTATGCACATAACGTATATGATGAACACAAACATACCGCAACTTCAACCATGAAAAAAGAAGTACGAGTTGTTAACCCTTCTGAAGTTCCTGGAGCTGTATATTTTATTCCAACGCCAAAATCACCTCATGGTTGCGACGTGGATCCTTCAGGGGAATACATTGTAGGAAACGGTAAACTTTCTGCAAATTTAACCGTACACTCATTCACCAAAATGTTAGACGCCATTGAAAATAAAAAATTTGCCGGCGAAGCTTATGGTATTCCTATTTTAAATTTTGAAGATGTTTTAGCTGGATCCGTTGAACAACCAGGTTTAGGGCCATTGCATACCGAATTTGATGGACAAGGCAATGCTTATACCACGTTCTTCATTTCTTCTGAAGTTGTAAAATGGAAATTAGGCACCTGGGAAGTGATAGACAGAAAGCCAACCTATTATTCTGTTGGCCACTTAACCATTCCTGGAGGAAACTCAGCAGAACCATTTGGTAAGTATATGTTTGCCATGAATAAAATAACAAAAGACAGATATTTACCAACAGGTCCAGAAATGGAGCATTCTGCTCAATTATATGATATTTCTGGCGAAAAAATGGAATTGTTATTAGATTTCCCTACCCATGGTGAACCTCATTATGCCGCAGCAATTCCAGCTGAAATCATAAAAAATAATTCAAGAAAAATATACCGATTAGATGAAAACCAACACGAAAAGAAAACACTTAGTGGATCAGATGTTAAAATTGTTAGAGATGGTAAAAACGTCCATATTTATATGACGATGATACGAAGTCACTTTGCACCAGATAATATTGAAGGTATAAAAGTTGGAGATAAGGTATTTTTTCACATCACAAACTTAGAACAAGATTTTGATGTCCCTCACGGATTTGCAATCATTGGTGCCAACAATGCAGAATTATTAATTGCTCCAGGACAAACAAGAACGTTAACTTGGGAACCAAAACAAGTAGGTGTTTGGCCATTCTATTGCACAGATTTCTGCTCGGCATTACACCAAGAAATGCAAGGCTATGTACGGGTATCTCCTACAAATTCAAACATAGAATTATCTTGGTCTTTGGGTGAAGATTAA